A genomic region of Mus musculus strain C57BL/6J chromosome 7, GRCm38.p6 C57BL/6J contains the following coding sequences:
- the Olfr559 gene encoding olfactory receptor 559 encodes MIPSGPFINISFFQPQSFLMIGIPGLEFAHGWISIPFSFMYTVALTGNCLILLAVRRTHSLHQPMYYFLSMLALSDVGLSLSTLPSTLAVLWFDYRSIDFNACLVQMFFLHSFSVVESSVLLAMSFDRFVAISNPLRYASVLTNNVIIRIGVAIVARATLSLFPVPFLLKRLNYCPGKILLSHSFCFHADVMKLACADITVNILYGLYVVLSTVGVDSLLIVMSYSLILHTVMGLASPRERVRTLNTCVSHILAVLVFYIPVIGVSMIHRFGKHLPHIVHALVAYVYLVVPPVLNPIIYSVKSKPIRGAMFKVLRGKD; translated from the coding sequence ATGATCCCTTCTGGGCCATTCATCAACATCTCCTTCTTCCAGCCACAGTCTTTTCTCATGATTGGCATCCCAGGACTAGAGTTTGCCCATGGCTGGAtctccatccccttctccttcATGTACACTGTAGCACTCACTGGAAACTGCCTCATCCTCCTGGCTGTGAGGAGGACACATAGCCTACACCAGCCCATGTACTACTTTCTGTCCATGCTAGCCCTAAGTGATGTGGGTCTCAGTTTATCCACATTGCCTTCCACCCTGGCTGTGCTCTGGTTTGACTATCGTTCCATCGACTTCAATGCCTGTCTTGTCCAGATGTTCTTCTTACACTCCTTCTCTGTGGTAGAGTCCTCAGTCCTCTTGGCCATGTCATTTGACCGCTTTGTGGCTATCTCCAACCCACTGCGCTATGCATCTGTCCTCACTAACAATGTCATCATCAGGATTGGGGTGGCCATTGTAGCTCGAGCCACCCTGTCCCTATTCCCAGTGCCCTTCTTGCTGAAGAGACTGAACTACTGCCCTGgcaagatcctcctgtctcactcATTCTGTTTCCATGCTGATGTCATGAAGCTGGCCTGTGCTGACATTACTGTCAACATCCTATATGGACTCTATGTGGTTCTGTCCACAGTGGGTGTAGACTCCTTGCTTATTGTCATGTCCTATTCCTTGATTCTTCACACAGTCATGGGGCTAGCCTCTCCCAGGGAGCGTGTCCGGACCCTCAACACATGTGTTTCCCATATCTTGGCTGTCCTGGTCTTCTACATTCCAGTCATAGGTGTCTCCATGATCCATCGTTTTGGAAAGCACCTGCCTCACATTGTTCATGCCCTGGTTGCGTATGTGTACCTTGTGGTGCCTCCTGTGCTCAACCCCATCATCTACAGTGTCAAGTCCAAGCCCATCAGGGGAGCCATGTTCAAAGTTCTGAGAGGAAAAGACTAG
- the Olfr558 gene encoding olfactory receptor 558 isoform X1: protein MVGFNSNESSATYFILIGLPGLEEVQFWLAFPLCSLYLIAVLGNLTIIYIVRTEHSLHEPMYIFLCMLSGLDILISTSSMPKMMAIFWFNSTTIQFDACLVQMFAIHSLSGMESTVLLAMAFDRYVAICHPLRHATVLTLPRVAKIGMAAVVRGAVLMAPLPVFIKRLPFCRSNILSHSYCLHQDVMKLACADIRVNIIYGLIVIISAIGLDSLLISFSYLLILKTVLGLTREAQAKAFGTCVSHVCAVFIFYVPFIGLSMVHRFSKRRDSLLPVIMANIYLLVPPVLNPIVYGVKTKEIRQRILRLFLVTTHTSDH, encoded by the coding sequence ATGGTGGGCTTCAATAGCAATGAATCCAGTGCCACATATTTCATCTTAATAGGCCTTCCAGGATTGGAAGAGGTTCAGTTTTGGCTGGCTTTCCCTTTGTGTTCCCTCTACCTTATTGCTGTGCTAGGTAACTTGACAATCATCTACATTGTGAGGACAGAGCACAGCCTGCATGAGCCCATGTATATCTTTCTTTGCATGCTTTCTGGCCTAGACATCCTCATTTCCACCTCATCCATGCCAAAAATGATGGCCATCTTTTGGTTCAATTCCACTACCATCCAGTTTGATGCTTGTCTGGTACAGATGTTTGCCATCCATTCCTTGTCTGGCATGGAGTCCACAGTGCTGCTGGCCATGGCCtttgaccgctatgtggccatttgCCATCCTCTACGGCATGCCACTGTGCTGACATTGCCTCGTGTTGCCAAGATTGGCATGGCTGCTGTGGTCAGGGGTGCAGTACTAATGGCACCCTTACCTGTCTTCATCAAAAGGTTGCCTTTCTGTCGTTCCAACATCCTTTCTCATTCCTACTGCCTACACCAAGATGTCATGAAGCTGGCCTGTGCTGACATCCGTGTCAATATCATTTATGGACTCATTGTCATCATCTCAGCCATTGGTTTGGACTCACTTCTCATTTCCTTCTCATATTTGCTCATCCTCAAGACTGTGTTGGGCTTGACACGTGAAGCCCAGGCAAAAGCGTTTGGCACTTGTGtttcacatgtgtgtgctgtTTTCATCTTCTATGTGCCTTTCATTGGATTGTCGATGGTGCACCGTTTCAGCAAGAGGCGTGACTCTCTCCTGCCTGTCATTATGGCTAACATCTATCTGCTAGTTCCTCCTGTGCTCAACCCCATTGTCTATGGAGTAAAGACAAAGGAGATCCGGCAGCGCATTCTTCGTCTTTTCCTCGTGACCACACACACTTCAGATCACTAG
- the Olfr33 gene encoding olfactory receptor 33, with amino-acid sequence MISSKAFVNITFFQPQSFLMTGIPGLEFAHGWISIPFSSMYTVALTGNCLILLAVRRTHSLHQPMYYFLSMLALSDVGLSLSTLPSTLAVLWFDYRFIDFNACLIQMFFLHFFSVVESSVLLAMSFDRFVAISNPLRYASVLTNNVIIRIGVAITTRATLSLLPLPFLLKRLNYCPGKILLSHSFCFHADVMKLACADITVNILYGLYVVLSTVGIDSLLIVMSYSLILHTVMGLASPRERVRTLNTCVSHILAVLVFYIPVIGVSMIHRFGKHLPHIVHALVAYVYLVVPPVLNPIIYSVKSKPIRGAMFRVLSRKG; translated from the coding sequence ATGATCTCCTCAAAGGCTTTTGTCAATATCACCTTCTTCCAGCCACAATCTTTCCTGATGACTGGCATACCAGGACTAGAGTTTGCTCATGGCTGGATCTCCATCCCATTCTCTTCCATGTACACTGTGGCACTCACTGGAAACTGCCTCATCCTCCTGGCTGTGAGGAGGACCCATAGCCTACACCAGCCCATGTACTACTTTCTGTCCATGCTAGCCCTAAGTGATGTGGGTCTCAGCTTGTCCACATTGCCTTCCACCCTGGCTGTGCTCTGGTTTGACTATCGTTTCATCGACTTCAATGCCTGTCTGATCCAaatgttctttcttcatttcttctctgtgGTAGAGTCCTCAGTCCTCTTGGCCATGTCATTTGACCGCTTTGTGGCTATCTCCAACCCTCTGCGCTATGCATCTGTCCTCACTAACAATGTCATCATCAGGATTGGGGTGGCCATTACAACCCGAGCTACTTTGTCCCTCTTACCATTGCCCTTCTTGCTGAAGAGGCTGAACTACTGCCCTGgcaagatcctcctgtctcactcATTCTGTTTCCATGCTGATGTCATGAAGCTGGCCTGTGCTGACATTACTGTCAACATCCTATATGGACTCTATGTGGTTCTGTCCACAGTGGGTATAGACTCCTTGCTTATTGTCATGTCCTATTCCTTGATTCTTCACACAGTCATGGGGCTAGCCTCTCCCAGGGAGCGTGTCCGGACCCTCAACACATGTGTTTCCCATATCTTGGCTGTCCTGGTCTTCTACATTCCAGTCATAGGTGTGTCCATGATCCATCGTTTTGGAAAGCACCTGCCTCACATTGTTCATGCCCTGGTTGCGTATGTGTACCTTGTGGTGCCTCCTGTGCTCAACCCCATCATCTACAGTGTCAAGTCCAAACCCATCAGGGGAGCCATGTTCAGAGTGCTAAGTAGGAAAGGCTAA
- the Olfr560 gene encoding olfactory receptor 560 encodes MPTFQNTTASSIIFLLTGVPGLEAFHTWISIPFCFLYATALSGNSLILFVIITQPSLHEPMYYFLSMLSTTDLGLSISTLATMLGIFWFNAREISFNACLSQMFFIKLFTVMESSVLLAMAYDRYVAISNPLRYATILTDSRIAQIGVTIVIRGTVMLTPMVALLKRLTFCSSRVLHHSYCFHPDVMKLSCTDTRINNAVGLTAMISTVGVDSVLILLSYILIIRTVLSIASPEERKKAFSTCISHIGAVAIFYIPLISLSFVHRFGKRAPPYVHTMIANTYLLIPPVMNPIIYSVKTKQIRKAVIKVFQSKEI; translated from the coding sequence ATGCCAACTTTCCAGAACACCACAGCTTCTTCCATCATTTTCCTGCTCACTGGTGTGCCCGGGCTGGAAGCTTTCCACACCTGGATCTCCATTCCCTTCTGCTTTCTCTATGCAACTGCCCTGTCAGGGAACAGCCTGATTCTCTTTGTCATTATCACCCAGCCCAGCCTCCACGAGCCCATGTATTACTTCCTCTCCATGCTATCCACCACTGACCTCGGGCTCTCCATCTCCACTCTGGCCACCATGCTGGGGATATTCTGGTTCAACGCCAGGGAGATCAGCTTCAATGCCTGCTTGTCACAGATGTTCTTCATTAAACTCTTCACTGTCATGGAATCCTCAGTGCTGTTGGCTATGGCTTATGATCGTTATGTGGCCATCTCCAACCCTCTTAGGTATGCCACTATTTTAACTGATTCCAGAATAGCTCAAATTGGGGTGACAATTGTCATCAGAGGGACTGTAATGTTGACACCGATGGTCGCACTTCTTAAGAGACTAACCTTCTGCAGCAGCCGTGTGCTCCACCACTCCTACTGTTTCCACCCCGATGTCATGAAGCTCTCATGCACAGACACCAGGATCAACAATGCAGTTGGATTGACTGCCATGATCTCTACTGTTGGTGTGGACTCAGTCCTTATTCTCCTTTCCTACATCCTGATCATCAGAACTGTCCTCAGCATTGCTTCcccagaagagaggaagaaagcctTCAGCACGTGTATCTCCCATATCGGGGCTGTAGCTATATTCTATATTCCATTGATCAGTTTGTCCTTTGTTCACAGATTTGGGAAACGAGCTCCACCCTATGTACATACCATGATTGCTAATACCTACCTGCTGATTCCTCCTGTCATGAACCCCATCATCTACAGTGTGAAGACCAAACAGATACGTAAAGCTGTGATAAAAGTTTTCCAATCTAAAGAAATATAG
- the Olfr78 gene encoding olfactory receptor 51E2, which yields MSSCNFTHATFLLIGIPGLEEAHFWFGFPLLSMYAVALFGNCIVVFIVRTERSLHAPMYLFLCMLAAIDLALSTSTMPKILALFWFDSREITFDACLAQMFFIHTLSAIESTILLAMAFDRYVAICHPLRHAAVLNNTVTVQIGMVALVRGSLFFFPLPLLIKRLAFCHSNVLSHSYCVHQDVMKLAYTDTLPNVVYGLTAILLVMGVDVMFISLSYFLIIRTVLQLPSKSERAKAFGTCVSHISVVLAFYVPLIGLSVVHRFGNSLDPIVHVLMGDVYLLLPPVINPIIYGAKTKQIRTRVLAMFKISCDKDIEAGGNT from the coding sequence ATGAGTTCCTGCAACTTCACCCATGCCACCTTCCTGCTTATTGGTATTCCAGGACTGGAGGAAGCTCACTTTTGGTTTGGCTTCCCCCTGCTTTCCATGTATGCTGTAGCATTGTTTGGAAACTGCATTGTGGTCTTCATAGTGAGAACAGAGCGGAGCCTGCATGCACCCATGTACCTTTTTCTCTGCATGCTGGCAGCTATTGATCTGGCTTTGTCCACATCCACAATGCCCAAGATTCTCGCCCTCTTTTGGTTTGACTCCCGGGAGATTACTTTTGATGCCTGTCTTGCCCAGATGTTTTTCATTCATACTCTCTCAGCAATTGAATCTACTATCCTGCTGGCCATGGCCTTTGACCGGTACGTGGCTATCTGCCACCCACTGCGTCACGCTGCTGTCCTCAACAATACAGTAACAGTCCAAATAGGCATGGTGGCTCTGGTCCGGGGATCCCTATTCTTTTTCCCACTCCCACTACTGATCAAGCGACTGGCTTTCTGTCACTCCAATGTGCTCTCCCACTCCTATTGTGTCCACCAGGATGTGATGAAGTTGGCCTATACAGACACATTACCCAATGTAGTCTATGGTCTAACTGCCATTCTGCTAGTCATGGGTGTAGATGTCATGTTCATCTCCTTGTCCTACTTCCTGATCATACGAACGGTTCTGCAACTGCCTTCCAAGTCTGAGCGAGCTAAGGCATTTGGGACTTGTGTGTCACACATTAGTGTGGTCCTGGCTTTCTATGTACCACTCATTGGTCTGTCAGTGGTGCACCGTTTTGGAAACAGCCTGGATCCCATTGTGCATGTTCTAATGGGGGATGTCtacctgctgctgcctcctgtgATCAATCCCATCATCTACGGTGCTAAGACCAAACAGATCAGAACACGGGTTCTGGCTATGTTCAAGATCAGCTGTGACAAGGACATTGAAGCTGGGGGAAACACGTGA